A single region of the Sorghum bicolor cultivar BTx623 chromosome 7, Sorghum_bicolor_NCBIv3, whole genome shotgun sequence genome encodes:
- the LOC8083516 gene encoding LOW QUALITY PROTEIN: cytochrome P450 76M5 (The sequence of the model RefSeq protein was modified relative to this genomic sequence to represent the inferred CDS: inserted 1 base in 1 codon) yields MRLKLGVTTAVVISTRDAAREAFTRQDRRLAARAIPDATRALRFHERSMVWLPSSDPRWKNLRGIVAAHVFSPRSLEAARGVRERKVRDLVSYLRGRAGEEVDFGRAMYGGVLNLVSNAFCSVDVVDLGAESSVQGLREVVDDLVKLIAKPNVSDLFPFLRPLDLQGCRRHAATQVAKVLQVLDGIIDRRLDEDDASSSSSSSSSSSSNKHGDFLDALLELMSTGKITREDVTTIVFDMFVAGSDTIAITVEWAMAELLRSPSTMDKVRAEIKAAIGSKETIEETDTASLPYLQAVTKEAMRLHPVAPILLPHQCGEDGVEVGGYAVPKGCMVIFNSWAMMRDPAAWERPDEFRPERFLEEAIEVDFRGKDFEFLPFGSGRRVCPGVPMXRRVVPLVLASLLHAFEWRLPDGVSVERLDVSEKFTTANVMAVPLKAVPFVVIS; encoded by the exons ATGCGCCTCAAGCTCGGGGTCACCACGGCCGTGGTCATCTCCACCCGCGACGCGGCGAGGGAGGCGTTCACGCGGCAGGACCGGCGTCTCGCCGCGCGAGCGATCCCGGACGCCACCCGCGCGCTCAGGTTCCACGAGCGGTCCATGGTGTGGCTGCCGAGCTCCGACCCGCGCTGGAAGAACCTGCGCGGCATCGTGGCCGCGCACGTCTTCTCCCCGCGGAGCCTCGAGGCGGCGCGCGGCGTCCGCGAGCGGAAGGTGCGGGACCTGGTGAGCTACCTCCGTGGGCGCGCCGGCGAGGAGGTGGACTTTGGCCGGGCCATGTACGGCGGAGTGCTCAACCTCGTGTCGAACGCCTTCTGCTCCGTCGACGTCGTCGATCTGGGCGCCGAGTCGTCGGTGCAGGGGCTGCGGGAGGTCGTCGATGACCTGGTTAAGTTGATCGCCAAGCCCAACGTCTCCGACCTTTTCCCTTTCCTCCGGCCGCTTGACCTGCAGGGATGTCGGCGCCATGCCGCTACGCAGGTCGCGAAAGTTCTGCAGGTCTTGGACGGCATCATCGACCGCCGGCTGGACGAGGACgatgcctcctcctcctcctcctcctcctcctcctcgtcatcaAACAAGCACGGTGACTTCCTCGACGCACTCCTGGAGCTCATGTCCACGGGCAAGATCACTCGTGAGGACGTGACGACCATCGTGTTCGACATGTTCGTGGCCGGCAGCGACACGATCGCCATCACGGTGGAGTGGGCAATGGCCGAGCTCCTCCGCAGCCCGAGCACCATGGACAAGGTGCGCGCAGAGATCAAGGCCGCCATCGGCAGCAAGGAAACCATCGAGGAGACCGACACGGCGAGCCTGCCGTACCTCCAGGCCGTGACGAAGGAGGCAATGCGGCTGCACCCCGTGGCGCCGATTCTGCTGCCCCACCAGTGCGGCGAGGACGGTGTCGAGGTCGGCGGCTACGCCGTGCCCAAGGGCTGCATGGTGATCTTCAACTCGTGGGCGATGATGCGTGACCCGGCGGCGTGGGAGAGGCCCGACGAGTTCCGGCCGGAGCGGTTCTTGGAGGAGGCGATCGAGGTAGACTTCAGGGGGAAGGACTTCGAGTTCCTGCCGTTCGGGTCTGGACGAAGGGTGTGCCCTGGCGTGCCAA GCAGACGTGTGGTGCCGCTCGTACTGGCGTCGCTGCTGCACGCGTTCGAGTGGCGCCTGCCGGACGGCGTGTCCGTTGAGCGGTTGGACGTGAGCGAAAAGTTCACCACCGCCAACGTCATGGCCGTCCCTCTCAAGGCCGTGCCGTTCGTTGTCATTTCGTAG